From Chroococcidiopsis thermalis PCC 7203:
TAAAAATGATGCGATTATTCTATCAAACCTTGCTCGAAAAGTACTTGACCCCAGCCCAATTAATTACTTTAAAAATGTTGGTCTGGCTGCTTCAAACTCAAAAACAAGTGAGATTAGAAAGACTAGCAGCTACCCTGCCTTTACCCATCCAACAGAACAGCCGACGGCGACATTTGCAGAGATTTTTGAATCTAGATGCTTTGAGCGTAGTGTTGCTGTGGTTTCCCGTGATTGAAGAGATGCTAAAAAGACATCTTCAACTAGGGACACAGTTGATTATTGCGCTGGATAGAACGCAGTGGAAAGAAAACAATGTGTTGATGGTGAGTGCAATTTATCAAAAAAGGGCGTTGCCCATATTTTGGGTGTTGCTGGAAAAAGATGGCAGCAGCAACTTAGCAGAGCAACAAAAAGTGTTACGTCCAGTTCTGCGGTTATTAAGAAAGTATAAATTAGTTGTGCTAGGGGATAGAGAATTTCATAGCGTAGAACTAGCAGATTGGCTACAGGAGCAGAAAGTCAACTTTGTGTTACGTCAAAAACGGGACACTACATTTCGCCAACAAAAACAAAAGTTTCAACCATTAAGCAGTATTTCTATCCATCCAGGCAGCCGACAATTCTATACAAATATCAATCTTACCCAAAAAGCCGGAAAGAGTCGCTTCAATTTAGCTGTGTATTGGAAAAGAAAGTATCGAGATCGGCAAGAAGATGAAATCTGGTATCTATTAACTAATCTTCCAGAGCGGGATTTAGCTATCAAAACTTATCGTCAACGGTTTGGAATTGAAGCTATGTTTCGTGATTGTAAAAGTGGTGGTTACAACCTAGAAGGCTCTAAAGCAAATCCTGACAGACTTGTGCGGTTAATTTTATTAATTGCCTTGTCTATGACAACAGCTTGGTTGCAAGGACAAAGAACTCAGTTTCAAAGACAACAATCATATGTCTGTCGCTCCCAAGAACAAGGTAGAACCAGAAAACGACACAGTAATTTTTGGATTGGCTTATATGGACAAAACTGGGTACAAGCTTTTCATGAATGCCAGGCATGGGTTGAAGAACTCATCACCTCCATTCGCAATAAGCAGAGCTTTTATCGCAGGGGTTTTAGGGCTATGACGCTTATACAGCAAGCGATCTAGCTACCTTGTCGCCCCCTGAAGATTGATACACAAAAATCCCTGCACGATCGTAGGTAGTTGAATTACGAAAACCTCTTTTCCATAAGCGGTTCATTTTTGAGAATATGTAACTCGCAAATTCCCTTCTTCGAGTTAAATCTTTGGCGATCGGTGCCTCAAGCTAACCCAGATGCCTTCAATGTCATAAAATCCCAGCCGCTGTTCTAGTTGAAATCCTCCCAACAACAGAGCTAGCCAAGTTTTAACCAGTGGCGACGAGCCTTTCACCTCATTCTCTGGCACAACTAGATCCTGCACTTCTCGTACCAGATGGGCTAGCGTCAAGTACTCTGCCTTTGTGTTGCCAAAATAATTAGCGATCGCGTCTACCCAAGCAGAAACGTCTTCAGCATGTGCAATGTCGAGCAGCTTTTGCTTCATTGCATTGTTATCTAATTGAGAGTCAATTTCCGATTCTGGCAAAGCTTGCAGCAGTATTTCCTTGTCCAAAACAGCTACAACCGAGCGACCGTCATCGGGAAACTGGTTTGGCTGACACTCGGGTGTTTTTCTGGGCAGACTTGGTAAAGGCTCGATAAACTGCTCGAAATCAACCTGCATCGTTTGCCGCACGTAGCGATCGAAGGCATCTAATGGCATGACTGGTTCTTCATCGCTACCAAGTGCCTGCAATTCCTCCATTGTCAGTAACGAGCGATCGCGTACCAATTGAGCCATTTTCGCAATCGCTTCTGCTGCTATCCGCAGTTTGTCCTGTAATTCCAGTGGTGCGACAGTTGACTCCAACATCAACCACAACTGCTGCAAGTCGGCATCTTCTGGAGCCAAAGCCGCCTTTGACAAAACTTCCCACAAGTTTAATTCCAACTGGACGAACTGACTCATGCGATCCCGCCTATTGGTAGTGCTGCACGGGACAGAGTTGCGGGTCTAATCGCTCCTGTGCGGCAAACTTCTTAATATCGTAATTTTCTGACAAGACGCTCAACATCTTTTTAACGTATGCATGTACCTGGCTGGGTGTCATGCCGCCGCAACGAATTGTTTTGATTGAGCCATATTTCTGCTGCCCCTGCCAAATTTCTGCACCAATGGCATGGACGGGCGTATCTACTCCGGAGGCGCGATACACCACTAGCACGGCAAACAATTGAGCCGTCGTTGCCTCAGTTTCAACTTCAATCTGCTCCAACTGCAACTCCCGTCTTTGGTTGCGTGTTTGATTGCGGCGATCGCGGTGACGGGCATGGGAACGGCGGCTGTAGCAAACAGATGGATTCCAACATCCATCGCCATCTTCACCATGAATTGCCTGAGCCTGCTGGGGCGAGAGCGTAGCACACTTGAGGCACTTGTCTGGGATCGCCCTAGCTTTCCTTACTGGTTCTTGAAGGCGCGAGCGTTTTGTTCTAGTCTTTCTAGCAGTTGATTTGGACATTTTTCGGCATTCCCTTACCGCGCTTAGTTTATTCACTATCGGGCGCGTCTGGGTCAACTCCCATTGCCCGCAAGCGCTCGGCTAACCGTTCAGCTCTTGCTTGTGCTTGTTCTGTTGCAGTAGGAATCCAGTTGCCTTGGGCATCGTACCACCGCAACCATTGTCGCTCGATCCCTTGATAAGTTCCCTGCCAAAGTCCCAGACCTAAATTCAAGCCAGGTAAAAAGAAGCGCGATCGTTCGAGTATTTCTTCCTGGTATTGTCCGGCTGTTAAAGTAAAAGCTCGCAGGCGATCGCTATAACGGTCGAATACGGCATAGTAGGGAACGCGCAAAATCTGCTCGTAGACTTCCCACTTCGTCGGTGGCTGATTGGTTTCCCTTTGCGTGCGTCCTAAATCTTCTCTTTCCGTGCCTGGGGATAAGAGTTCGACGACAACAGCAGGAGCTACGCCTTCTTGCCACATGACATAGCTCATGCGTAAATCCCTCCCCTCGTACAACCGCTCCACCCCCAGGACGGCAAACCAGTCGGGCCGCTTGTACCAGAGGGGATGGCGCACGTCGTAGTAAAGATTTAGGTCGCTGGCGACAAAGACCTGCTCTGGCGAATAGTCGGGAGGAGAGAATGTTTCGCGCAGCAGTTGGGGTTGAAAATCGTGAAATTCGTCGGGCAAACCTGGCTCCTGGGGATCTTCGCTGGGTAAATCGTACATCGTCGGCAGCGTCTCTTTAGGAGAACGGGGCGGATCGGTCTGCTCGATTGAAACACGATTCAACATAGGTAGACACCAGCTAAATTAACGCTCGTAGATCGATCGCCGTAGCGATTCCTAGATTTTACAGTACAAAGGTTTTTCGGCTGTTGAATCTGACTTATTTTTACATATTGTCTGAGGCGTGTCTTAGAACAGATAAGGATACTTATTTGGGATTTAAATTAACATACTAAGTATAAATACTTAAAGTGCTGGCGACAGATCGCCACTTGACGCGATCGCTTAAACTGATAGTCAATGAAAATTGCTGGAATACGTGCTTCTATGCCTCGCCGCCCTATCCCAGAACCTGTTATTATCCCGTCTTCGACTCAAATTGCCCGTGCTGCCAGTCCAACACCAACTGTAATCCCATCTCAACCACCTACAGATCTGCGGCAGTCGCGGGTGGACGAGTTTTTGATGGCGCGATCGCTCTCGGACAACAGCAAGAAGGCATATCAGCAGGACTTACAGCGGTTTATGGATTGGACGCAAACGGCTTGGGGTGCAGTGACTCCCAGGCAGGTGGCGCTGTTTAAAGATGACTTGCTAGAAGAAAAATTCCTCGCTCCGGCGACAGTCAATCGAGTGCTGACAACCCTGAAAAACTTTTACGGATGGATGGTCGATTCGGAGTACGTTGCCAAAAACCCTACCAAAACAATCGACTTACTGGAGCTGGAATCGCCTGAAGCCCAAGATTTGAGCGAGGCAGAGCTAGCAAGTGTTTATCAAGTAGCAGCAGGGAGTAATTACCGCGAACGCAATACTGCCTTGGTTGCGATTTTGCTGCATGGGTTGCGGGCAGCAGAAGTATCGGCACTAAATTTAGAAGACTACGACGGCACGAGGTTGCACATTCGTAAAGCCAAAAGTGACAGCAAGGGTTGCGTGCCGCTCAAAGAAAGAGCCAGAATAGATTTGGATGCCTACCTAGAATGGCGATCGCAGCAAGGGGAAGAACTTCAACCAACCAGTCCTTTATTTATCTCGCGATCGCGCCGCAGTTTTGGCAAACGCCTCACCTATTGGGGGATTCGAGATGTTGTCGATGCGATTCAGCAGGTGACGGGGATCGATCTTCACGCTCATCGGTTCCGGCACACGTTTGCTACCGATTTGGTACTTAGGGGCATGGATACTTATCACGTAATGACACTGACTCGGCATAAGTCAATGCAAAGTTTCAAAAGGTATACCAAACGAGCCGACCAAATCGCCGCCGAAAAAGCTTTTTATCAAACTCTTGGTGAAAGCCAGCCTGATGAAAAGGCTTGAAATTATATCTGTAGCTGTTGCTTATAGTCACAAACACGTACTACCTATGCATATAAGACAAAGTTTCATCTCATAGCAAAACTTGAGTGAACTACTTGCAAAAAGGAAATTCTCGCGCTCCAGCCTTAAACAGTAACGCATGGAGCCAGATCTGAAATCAAAACGATCTTTACACGGGTACGAGCAGTCTGCTTCTCCAACGTTTAGCAGTCTGCAAGCAATTTATCTTAAACTTCACACTCTAATTCACATTCTTGAGTTACGATCGTGTTAGGGCATCACAGGTTTAAGTATGCTTAGCTTGTTTCAAAACCACACAAAGGACGGAAACAGTGGTTAGTTACAACCCACTCACTGCACAACCACCAGAAGAAGTGCCTTTAGAGGAAGCACCACTGATTCGTGTGATTGCACAGGTACGTTTTCCGCCTATTCTCTCAGTCGAGCAAAAAGCTTTTGTTGCTTCTTTCCAAGAAGCGATTCGAGAACAGTATCCAATTTTGCAGCCCGAGCAAACTCAGGGGTTAGTCCTTAGTTCTCAGGGCTTGATGCCAACCACTCCTCAAATAACTTGGAGATTTATCGATACCGAAGGTAACTGGCGAGTGTCACTAGCACCAGACTTTATGGCACTTGAAACAACTGCTTATACAAGCCGTAGTGACTTTCTCTTGCGTCTGCAAAACTTGCTGAGTGCCTTCGGCGAGCACATTAAACCTAAGACTATTGAACGATTTGGAATCCGATATATTAACCGACTTACCAATCTAGCAGTAGAGGACGTATCGAAGCTATTACGCCCTGAAATTACGGGTATTGTGACAGCGGAGTTTGGAGAAAATATAAGACAGACGATTAACGAATCTTTATTTGACATACCAGGAGGAGAAGA
This genomic window contains:
- a CDS encoding Uma2 family endonuclease, with amino-acid sequence MLNRVSIEQTDPPRSPKETLPTMYDLPSEDPQEPGLPDEFHDFQPQLLRETFSPPDYSPEQVFVASDLNLYYDVRHPLWYKRPDWFAVLGVERLYEGRDLRMSYVMWQEGVAPAVVVELLSPGTEREDLGRTQRETNQPPTKWEVYEQILRVPYYAVFDRYSDRLRAFTLTAGQYQEEILERSRFFLPGLNLGLGLWQGTYQGIERQWLRWYDAQGNWIPTATEQAQARAERLAERLRAMGVDPDAPDSE
- a CDS encoding tyrosine-type recombinase/integrase is translated as MKIAGIRASMPRRPIPEPVIIPSSTQIARAASPTPTVIPSQPPTDLRQSRVDEFLMARSLSDNSKKAYQQDLQRFMDWTQTAWGAVTPRQVALFKDDLLEEKFLAPATVNRVLTTLKNFYGWMVDSEYVAKNPTKTIDLLELESPEAQDLSEAELASVYQVAAGSNYRERNTALVAILLHGLRAAEVSALNLEDYDGTRLHIRKAKSDSKGCVPLKERARIDLDAYLEWRSQQGEELQPTSPLFISRSRRSFGKRLTYWGIRDVVDAIQQVTGIDLHAHRFRHTFATDLVLRGMDTYHVMTLTRHKSMQSFKRYTKRADQIAAEKAFYQTLGESQPDEKA
- a CDS encoding IS4 family transposase, which codes for MMRLFYQTLLEKYLTPAQLITLKMLVWLLQTQKQVRLERLAATLPLPIQQNSRRRHLQRFLNLDALSVVLLWFPVIEEMLKRHLQLGTQLIIALDRTQWKENNVLMVSAIYQKRALPIFWVLLEKDGSSNLAEQQKVLRPVLRLLRKYKLVVLGDREFHSVELADWLQEQKVNFVLRQKRDTTFRQQKQKFQPLSSISIHPGSRQFYTNINLTQKAGKSRFNLAVYWKRKYRDRQEDEIWYLLTNLPERDLAIKTYRQRFGIEAMFRDCKSGGYNLEGSKANPDRLVRLILLIALSMTTAWLQGQRTQFQRQQSYVCRSQEQGRTRKRHSNFWIGLYGQNWVQAFHECQAWVEELITSIRNKQSFYRRGFRAMTLIQQAI
- a CDS encoding TIGR04255 family protein; the protein is MVSYNPLTAQPPEEVPLEEAPLIRVIAQVRFPPILSVEQKAFVASFQEAIREQYPILQPEQTQGLVLSSQGLMPTTPQITWRFIDTEGNWRVSLAPDFMALETTAYTSRSDFLLRLQNLLSAFGEHIKPKTIERFGIRYINRLTNLAVEDVSKLLRPEITGIVTAEFGENIRQTINESLFDIPGGEDRMIARWGLMPAGATFDPDAIEPITQSSWILDLDMSLSKKRDFSVGLLIGEAQRFTERIYTFFRWAVTDDFLQYFGGKL